The Plodia interpunctella isolate USDA-ARS_2022_Savannah chromosome 28, ilPloInte3.2, whole genome shotgun sequence nucleotide sequence attaGTAGGAAGGATGTAGGATAAGTACAATCTGTGACACATACCTTTGCCGGCGCCGACCAGCAGCCCCGTGGGACCGTTGAGGTTGTCCACCCACCCTACTAGAGGTTCTCTTAAAGCTGCTGttactgaaatttaaatttaacaatattgtaGTGTTTAACGTCTACCCTAGCCAGTAGGCATAAACTGTTAGGCTCCTAATGGACATGTcattaactagcttttaccgCAGCTCCGCTTGCGttaatttcaatgtaaaaACAGTTCCATTTTTCGGGATGAATGATACCCTATGTCATTTAGCCGTATTTTCTTGATTACATTacacgtatgcaaaattatgTAAGCAATATAAGTTGAGTAGAAAAAGCGTAAAGACTtaactaacaaacatacacagcGACTCTGCCAAGGTCACAGAGGAGAATGTCCTCCcatggatatcgtacgaggcgactaagggacacacagcctggGCAGCTGGTAAGCAACGGGGTGTTAATAAATTGGGTGttaatctttaaaattctCCAGACTCATTATATTCTACGCTGACTCCAGTGTTCACGGCGTCGCACAGAATATGCGGGGATGAGATAATGAGAGTTATAAGGTTATATAGCCTTAGTAACAAGATCCGAAAGGTCCgggaaatagaaaaggtatgtgcgcgtttaatacctattatttagtacataattatacaaagcgaaagtttaaaagtagttataaGGTTGCTCACCAATAGAAGGCCTGGCAATGACGATTGGGTATTTCCCTGCTTGCTGGCTGACCAAATCTTCTGTCAGGTTTTTGGTATAAGCGTACGTGTTCGGTTGGGGGTGGATCAGTCTGAAAAGTTtaatggtatttatttattattcatatcatCAGAAATTTTAATGGCAAGCCTTTCTGACAATATAGGGTCCCACACTGTTTAAAcaagtttctttcggcatttcttctcagcagcgatcgttccgaaatgccagtagtttgtagctttgataaatattatttaatttggaatatatCGTGAAATAGTGCTTGGGAAGGTCTAATTTTGACTACAATGtaacttaatatatattgaaaaatcgCATACCTATATTAAGTTAGCACCAAAGTTAGTAACGAGACatgtgttaaaatttttatagataaacattaatctgaaaaatatcaatctcgacctgaccggggatcgaacccggttAGGCTTGATGACAGTTAGACCATtaaggtcgtcaaaatataatagtactagcttttgtccacggcttcgctcgcgtaaacttctctgcgaaagcggaacagacggatcattttcatattaactTTCAATCCCCATTATATTGtcaattgatttttgattctttaattacatgcatactaaacttcatcaaaatcggtccagcgtctaagccgtgaaagcggagctgacagacagacttttgcatttatattagtatgtatggATActtgtttgacgacctcggtggcgcagtggtaaagttcttgccactgaaccgagagatcccgggttcaatccccggtcgggtcatgatggaaaatgatctttttctgattggcccgggtcttggatgtttatctatatatgtatatgttacaaaatatagtatcgttgagttagtatcccgtaacacaagtctcgaacttactttggggctagctcaatctgtgtgatttgtcctaatatatttatttatttaactaaatagaAGAGATGGCATCACTTACTTCGGCTGCAGATGGTCGAGCAGCTCGTCGCCCATCCAGCTGACGCAGCGCATGACGTCATCAGGGCGGTGGTCGGCCGGGTACAACCGCTCCTCCAGCACGGGCACCTCGCAGCGGCAGTACGACGTCGACACGTGGACGAACACCTGTCATAGATGAGCCAGATTGTTGTGAGCAACATTGTGTACAACCACTGTATATCGTCCCGTGAGTGACGTACGAGGCAAGTAAGGGCGaggccccattgctcagtacGCTCCGTCGTTCTCCGTCACGTTGACTTGAACGAAGATGACGTTCTGCGTTGAATCAACGCAGAACGAGAAACTGCATGAGATTTTCACGTAAGTCAACGCACGCCAACgtcaaaaattatagaaaatatggACTCCCATATTTTCCCATATTTTGTACTCACAACGGAGTCTCAACCAGCTGTGTCGTCGCAACAAAGCACGAATGGGGCCTCGCTGTAAAGACATATAGCCTCAACAGCTGATAGACAAAattagcattcccaaagagagttaACATCAGCCAGACGGGTTATATTGCAATAACAAAgacaaatctttaaaacttggacaaatattttaacgaaaaatattaaaacaactgacatttttaaattcaaatataattaaaatatttcaatttgataGATGAAACAATAACCTGacgataattattataattatgtagataTCACAAATTATAAACCATCTGTAATCCGTTTGCCGTTCCATTTTGTAATTCATTGacttataatttgatattcttaatttaaatctaatttgtattttaaattgcaatgcCCGACAGGGTTTACATTGTGCCTAGATTGTGATGAGGTGACTAAGTTACTGAATTACCTTACTATAAAAAGcaacaaataatttgaattaaattgaattaaaattttatgattattatttttttaaagcctTTGGaccgtcacagctccgaatgtctGGGGAGCAACAGGACAAGCCATCTTTCTCCCTGACAAAAATGTACATCATATTTTTGGAGACAATTTGGAGTGCTCACCTCAAGCTGCGACATTTTGTCAGCTAGATCAAGTACTTTCTTGGTTCCAACTGTGTTCATGTTTACCGCCTCCCTGAGCGGTGTGTCGAACCTGAAACACacaagtaattatattaatattttaaagttaccTAGTTACCAACGCAGATACctacaatttcttttatctatgtacctaatagatctattaggtacatagataaaagaaatggtAGGTATCTGCGTTGGTAATACCTATAGTTCCGGCTATACACTATAGGAAAACAGGCTATACACCAATCTTCGGCgaacatacaaattacgcaatgtttgAGTTCGGCGATTGTGTGTAAACAGCATGAgggaatattttattgcggAGCCCGGACTTCGGGCGCCGCAGCCGAGAATGAAACGCATGAAAGAGAGTACAATACCTAACGCAAGCGGCGCCGTGGAACAGTATCTGCGTCTCCCTCTGCAGCAGCTCTCTGTCTTCCGGACTGACCCCCAGGTCCTCGGCGAGGATATCCCCGGGGATCACCTGCAGCTTCTCCAGACGGGATGCGCACGAGTTGTGAATGCGGTCGAATACCTGTAGTGCAACAATGTGGTAAAATAATGGCCCATTATTACTTTGCTAATATTgaagtaattttatgaaaatatatataaaatatttttttatttaaaataatataggtacttatttataaatttacttcaTACATAGTTTAGGATTATGATTTATGATACACAATAACATACGTTTGGAGTACCGCCACGTGTTGACGGGccataatataattgaaactTGCCTAAACTGGCTAAAACACCcgcaaatatataaaatatgccaTCACGTTTATACCTAGTAtatacagatatttttaaaaatacatatggCAATTTCAAGTGAAATTTCTATTCCTACCCTAGAactaaatttagaataaaaacttCAATTTTCCTAGTTCCGCCACTCGACCACAGATGGCGTTACTAACCTTGCAATTCACAAACGCGTCCAATCTTTCTTTGCATGACTGTCCTTTCTTCGGCCTCATCAAGAGGTAGATTTTCTTCACTTCAGGACACGAATACAGTATCTTCTCTATTAGGACCTTCCCGACGAAGCCCGTCGCGCCTGTtatgaaaatagttttgtcTGCATAGTACTCCCGCACGCTAAGAGATGGCGCCATTGTGTCGAagacctgaaataaaatataaaaaatttacagaATTATGACTACTGATAATTATGCACACATAATTATCAGTGCGTGTTTTGCGTGTGACTGTTTTGCCCCGTCATATTTTATGTCTTATTTAGAAACATCAATGTATTtagcataataatttataaactttaaatgaaaacaaataaaaaattaattaaactttaaaacaaaaaagaaaaatttaacatCCGAACGAATGCGTTAACTTTAGGTTGTTTGTATCACAAAGCTGATCCTCTGGCCATTTATTGTAGTCTTCTGTTCGaatgttttattcaagtcgcctaaaggcatctgattaAACTAATGAACtaaaactgtcaaccagtgtgcaggtttcctcgcgatgtttcccttcaccggaagcattGCAAATGCGGGAAACGGGACGTACCATGTAAcgggaaacaggacgggacaaGTTGCGGGAAAATGGATGGAACACGTATCGGGACATGGGACCGGAGGAAACGGGACGAGAGACGTAGCGGGAAACGAggtgataatataattatagcaGGAAACGGGGAAGCGATCGAGTGATGTGATGATACGAGGTAAAAGAATGACTGAAATCCGATTACTTTTgggtaaaagaaaaatctagTAGTGGGTAGAAGGTACCCTATGAATTAGAACATGTAATTGGCCCAATCGAAGTAAAGTGTATcgtttaaaagtttattcgATATTCACTTCGTCGACTATTTCCGTATTCAGTAAGTTTCAGACGAAGCGGTTTTCGCAAATAATTCACGGACTCGCCACTTCGCTATCTTACAGTATCAGTAACTGATCTACCTGATTCTAGGTCATCTAGACAGCTGATCAAGAATGACCTCACTCATATAATGCCAGGATGACTGGCCAAACTGATCACATGTTACATACTATCACTACAGAATCCAAACAGTCTTGAATTACGAGTACGGAAAAAGACATAGGTacattgtttagttttataccggaaaaatataatgttctcGTGGCAATATAACGTGGGTGAGGCCGCGGGATACAGCTAGTAAGtacgtaaattaaaattataaatatacagggttaGGTAAGTCAcaaagattgagctagccccaaagtaagttcgagacatgtgttatgggatactgactcgacgataatttattgtaaacatagAGAAACGTCCAAGTATCTTGGCAAATCTAGTTTTGCAGTCCgacatgatgaccattaggttacggaggtcgtcaaattaataCGAAATACGTGTACAATAGATTTATcccatatatgtatattttcaaacaGAATAATATCAATTATGATTGATAATACATGACATGATAGTTTTACACGATAGGTCATTAGTATTCCATTCAGTCGCACAGGTTTACATATTGGCAATCACTTTATCTATGACAGAAATGCAGTGTCATTTATCTTGCTCTGTGCAAGCATTAGGGATAGTAATTATGTGGATAATGCAAGCATAATATAATCGAGGCTACTCAGGGACACAGcttaggcagctgataggcaatagCATTCCttaggagggttgacgtcaggcaggcggccagttgtaaaatcacagccgaatcttttGAGGTTTTTTTATACACTGAATTCTTGGCTTCGCGGATTCACAACCTCGAACGTAACCGAGAGCATGCAGCAGAGATGAAAGCGAGTGAGAGATTTTAAGGgatatttttatctctctatctttgcgtgttcccggttgcatcCGGGACTGTGACGTCGCGGAGACCGGgccaacaaacaaacagtgacaataataatacccccttattcataaaatataatataattaatgaccgcacttttttatatatttgacattAGATTTATGTGCGATTTTCACAAATAGctagtgtgattcctgggcAGGTTTAGGTACGTGTATTTTATTCGAACGAAGCCggtacgggccgctagttttgtaataaagttagataaaacaaatattacactCCTTTTCGAGTTGTTATTGAAATAggcattgttttgtttagatttCAAAATACCAAAGCTTAAGCATTTTATGtccatattaaaatattgcgCAGACACTTCTCAATATTCATACGACATTACGAGTGTCCATTCAATTATTACTAGCAACAATAACGCCCTTACCATGTACCATTGTAATATTACGTATAGTTTGTGTACTATTGTAAATGTTACGACAGATAGtgaccaataaaaaaaacctaaattgCGCAAGAGCCAAACCGCGCATTCGCTAAAAAATTTGACGTAATAAGTACTTAGTCAAAAAGTAAAGATCGTGTTGTAAATTTCAAGGTTTgtaatcaaaatgtattcCGATAATCATCATCAACGTGCCAAAGTCAACggaattgttaaattaatggTACTTGGTTGATTGAATCgaaatatttgattatgaaatgctcaaatgtttttttacaaacatgtGATCTTTGCCAGaatcttttattgtcgtcGGAGAGGTCTTATTGTATAGTGACAAATAATTATGTCCCTGCAATAATCCTTTAAAAAGGAATTCCTACGTCTGGAACTGTTCCTGAATGCATCATCAGCAAAGGGTTGCTTTCGTTTCAGGTTGCTTTGTTATCCATACTAAACGTGTATAtgaaatttcagctcaatcggttgaaatTGAGTTACCTACAAGATTCCACCTgaacatatatacttacattgaaagttaaaaactttcaataaaatcgCGTATATAAACAAGCTGTTGCCCGCAACTTCGCCCACGGCGAAAAGTAGTACCTACGACAATTTCCAGCCCGCTAACTTATTCTTCacacaaataaaacacattaattCATTGTTCCGTTTTGACGGGAAAGAAggacacactttcacatttatattattagtatgaataTGGATACGATAACCGAACTTGAGATTAAGGTTCCAGTCActatgatttatataattttacagatTTTGCGGTGAGCAACATCCGTCCGTTACTGTAATAGTACacgttttttgttatttttcccCACTTTTGTaactatttgattttataacctaCTTTTATATACTCGTAGACAGAGATAGCTATAGACCTCTTCATAATATTCACTTTGagtcatacaagaaagagatttgtgtatattataaatgcgaaagtaagtttatttgttaatttgttttgttacctcttcacgcattatctactggaccgattgctatgaaatttgatacacaggtagaaaataacctggaattctctcgggagcgaagccccggcgcgcatctactaataaataaataataaaataaaacagttatttatttcagtaatcttggttacaatattttgtgagATTAAGCGGATTGGGCCAAGAAGATGTATGTAAGATGTATGTAAGTTTAGACGACGGACGTGTGTAACTAAACATATAGTTTTCttggtttttcattatattttcgcTGTAGTTTCATTGCAAGAGATGTCAACCCTGCCAATAGTGATGAATGTTGCACCACACCGCATGAGAAAGGTGAAATATCTGGATCGTGTGAATCGAAACAGACTATGATCACGATTAGCCGAGATTGGCGATTGTCTGGGAATCATTTTCTTGGTATTTCATATGGAAACTTAATATTCCGATGACGACGACGAGATGAcgagctcggtggcgcagtggtaaagtgct carries:
- the LOC128681781 gene encoding putative fatty acyl-CoA reductase CG5065, translated to MAPSLSVREYYADKTIFITGATGFVGKVLIEKILYSCPEVKKIYLLMRPKKGQSCKERLDAFVNCKVFDRIHNSCASRLEKLQVIPGDILAEDLGVSPEDRELLQRETQILFHGAACVRFDTPLREAVNMNTVGTKKVLDLADKMSQLEVFVHVSTSYCRCEVPVLEERLYPADHRPDDVMRCVSWMGDELLDHLQPKLIHPQPNTYAYTKNLTEDLVSQQAGKYPIVIARPSIVTAALREPLVGWVDNLNGPTGLLVGAGKGVIRTMHCNEDYVADVVPVDIVVNACILLAYCTALEKPTEVQICNITQSGVNPITWGGALDIGRVKVQEYPFSVCLWYPGGSPKSSWLQHQIAMFFTHLLPAYLVDLLMCLLGKKPFMVKIQKRVNYGLEVLQYYTTKEWHFRNDNFRALRKKVSQEDDTTFYTDLNEIHWLTYVGNYIKGAREYCIKEDPATIPQAKKLQKQLYYLDWITKIVMCSLCVYFLYSYMRLFVGPVSN